The Dromaius novaehollandiae isolate bDroNov1 chromosome 20, bDroNov1.hap1, whole genome shotgun sequence genome includes the window GCGTCCATGCGGTGGTCGCTTTGCAGATGGTCCTTCTGTGCTTTGTCAAAATGGAGCCTCCTTATAGCTTGAAATAGCGTGCCCTTGCATGCATGGTGGTAATAAGTGCCTTAATATGCTGACTTTTCCAAACTATTGTTTGGATACTGTAACCAAAACTGCTGTTTCCTCATTAGAATAGCTTTTGTCAGGGTATCTTTAATCAATGGACTCCCTAGAGACAGTATTTTTAGAACTTCTTTTTTATACCTCCTCTTGGAAGTTCTTTGCACTGCACCTTGTGAAAAGAAACTAATGAGATGCTGTGAGAGTTCGGGCTACTGTTAATTAGAATAGGTCTGAGGAAGAAGTACTGCACATATATTAACTTTATCTTGGCTCACAtgtcccctctctccctctgtctcttctTTCCAGGTTGCACAAACAGCAGATGGCTTGGATGCTGACCTCTGGAAAGATGGTTTATTTAAATCCAAGGTCACACGATACCTGTGCTTCACGAgatcattttcaaaagaaaatgtgagTTGGTTTGCTGAGTGTCTGCATGATTTGCATCTGTGCCTGATACGGTCCTATCCATAAGATGATTCATTTTATGGAGCCAATTATAATTCAGGCAGGCATTTCACTGAGTTTGGGTGAGTCAGGAGGCAAACTGCAATGGCtggatatttgggtttttttgtctattttcttCATGGAAAGAAACCACTGGCAAAATCTGcaataaaagcagcagagaagtTAATGTTTGCATTTCAACAACCCCCTTGCATTCCTGCTCTAGCAATGGGCACTGAGTGCTAGCAAATCTGATTAAGTTCTAGCTCTTAATTACATACAGAAGCAAATGCTGTAGCTAATATTGACAAAAGAAATGTTAGTTTCTGAATCCAGGGgcataatatgtatttttctgtagCATTAACTTTTCattctttgttgtttttctgctgaTTCTTGAAAACTTGACCATGTTGTGCACATGCTGCTCTGTACTTCTGTGTAATGTGTCTAGTGAGCTCAAGTTCATATCTGATCGGTGGCCGTTGTCTGCCCACATCTCCAGAGACCGCATGCAGTGAGACCCTGATGCCTTCCACTGTGTTCACTTAATTTTCCAGTTGAGGGTAGTGTGAAAACTTCCATTTTTCTGGAGGAACTATTTAATTCTACAATGAATGCACTCCATCTAGTGGGTAATTCTGCTGCTCTGGTGTTTTGGATATTCACAGTGACTCTGTTGTCAGGAGTATGGAATACCATTTTGTACCTGTGCTTTCAGcaatgacagaaacagaaaagcaactgcTGATCATGGATCTTGACAGGAAAACCAAGGGACCTGCCAATTTTCAGCATTTGACCTTTATTCCCTctgcttttctgccttcctttAGGTTAAAATGAACCTCCAGAGCTGAGGGGAATATTGTTTCCTGGAATAACTGTGCTTTTTGTCCCTGAGTACCTGCAGTAGCAGTAATAATAGCCCCAGATTAGGTAGGGAAGATATTAAACAGAAGGATTTGTGATCATTTGAGTATTACATTTATCTGTGGCTACCTTAAATGCAAGGTTGTCAGAAATAATTATAGGGTAGTAGCAAATACTGGCTACCAGAGACAGTGTAAATACCACAGTCAGTGCCTGTTGGGCTTTTGGCATGAATCATCTGCTCAGCGAGGTTTGGGAATACGCTCTTCATATTTATGAGGAGTGAATTAAAGCGAGTGCGGGGAGGAGGATTGACGGGGTCTCAGCTGTGCAGCTGACGGATGTGCGAGGTGTGGCACGAGCTGCTGCATCTCGCGCCCCGGCGTTGCCTCGCAGCCCTGTGCCGGCGGCAGCTGCTGGGCTTACGGGCGCTTCCGAGCGAGCTCCTGGGCGGCAGCCCGCGGTGCCAGGCTTTGAGCGCTGGCGTGGGGCGCCTGCTCCCGTGATGCACTGTTGGCATACCCCCATGGATGGGGAAAACCTCCCCGTCTTTTTGGAGGACGGATTTCCAAAAGCAGGTCAGTCTTCGGTAAACTGCCTGGTGGGTTCCTTCCTGATGATGCTCTGCTGCTCAAGTTAAACAGAACAGCAGCCGGTGCTGCTTAAGGCTGTAGGTTTTGTGTATGCAAGGGCgcttttttgtgatgcagagaTGAGATCAGTAGATGCTGATAGCGGTCTGCTGGCATCTGTGAGCTGATCAGCACTTCTGCTTCTCTAGCTgcaggaaggcaggagagaggTTAAAGgcttgggaggaggaggggagcgaGGGGAGGGAACGGCTCCTTCCCCTTGCGCAGGGAGCAGCACCCTGGTCCCGGGTTGGTGCTACAAgagcttcccctccctcccaggcCACTCCGGCCACGCAGGGGTGTgatgtgctgcccagctttgGACCTCTGAGGGTTAAAAGGCCTTGGACCTTCAGCAGTGATCTAGGGCTCTTGACTTGTCTCCTTGGACACTGATGTGTTGCTGCTCTTTGCATTGGAACTTTTATGGCACagggatgttttgtttttaacaaaacaaTGGGAACTATTTTGTCCTGAAAAGCTTGTAGTTAGCAGAGTTAAGCCGCCTGAGTTACTGGCTTTATAATGGAGATGGTCTGTAAGTATCTCTTTCTCAGGATGATCGTTCTCAACAGCTTGGAGTGTTTGACAGGTCATAACTTATCAAAAACTTTGATGTTTTCCATGTGTTGGTACTTAAGCGTCATAGCTAGAAGGCCCTAAATGACACGCCTCACAAATGGAGAGGCTTCATGCCCTCTTCTCTCACCTATATGCCAGAGAATCAGTACTGACTCCTGAGTCTTCAATAGTTAACAAACTTAGCAAAGTCATCTCTTCTACCTGTCCGCTGTTGATGGAGGAATGATCACTGGTTCAGCTGGAAGTTACATGCTAATGTAGCACAGCCAGTCAGTCTGGATAAATAAAGCATGAAAGATGAATCAGCAAAGACCACTTTATCTACACTTGCCGTGCCAGGACCATGTTAGCCGACACGTTCAGGCTTCACGGAATCCAGCGTGGCTCGCGCTGGGGTCAGCTAGCTGGGCACGGGGAcggaggcagcgcggggctgcccggcctcCGTCGTTCCTGCAAGCAAAGGATGCGTGCCGGGCTTGTGTGCTGTGGGGACAGGGCTACCGGCGTGGTGGCCCTGCTCGTGAGGAACTGACTGTGAagaacttcaaaaaaaatcacctgGAAATGCTCAGAACTGGTCAGCCCTTACTTCAAAGGCTGCAGgttcaaatgcattttaaagtagTTCAGTGCGATAATTGGAGAGCAGAGGTTTGGCTGAAATACTTTTCCTGACAGATTCAGACTATGGGAGGTGCTTAGCAACAAGTAACAGTAAAACACACTGACATGGTTTGATGGCTTAGGATGAAATTTTAATTGTTCTGTATTGCATTTCTGTTTATAAAGGCTGTGTAGTAactaaagtgtttttgttttccttccatacGTGAATCCAGATTATTGGCAGCAATGTTGGCTTTAACGAGAACTGCAAAGAAAATCTGGTTTCTGAACAATAGCCGAGGCTGTCATTCTAAATTGTGTTTTTAGCTTTTCAAGCCTTGATTAATAGGACACGGCATCAGTTCAGAATTCATATGGATTCCAAATGAAGTTTATCATTCCAAATGGCGTGCTCTTTTGGAGCTTGCCTGCTTTTGGAGCTAGAACCATGTGTATTCAGTACTAATTAGCTAATGCATGTAATAACTTTGGCTGTGTCTAAATGAACCGTCTTCCCGTAATGCTTCCTGCTGTTACTGTCACAGAAACGTTATGTTGCTATTGTAGATGTAGAGTGTGTGAGAACTAAGGGGACCAGCTTAGTGGATGGGTTGTTGGTGGTACTTGGAACTGCCATGATTTCAAGAGGAAGAATTTGGTTGCTCTTCTGAGATTCCAGACGTTACGGCTGTGGATGAGATGTAAGAATCTGTAGATGTAGGGAGTTGTCCAGCATCTCTTACTCAGTGATCATGCGTAGCTCCTACAGAGGGGACAGCTGAAGTGTTGGCATGGTACCTGCTTACCTTTTTATCAGTCAGCGGTCAGATGCAATGACAAGGCATTGGGGTTCATCTTGGGGTTCAATGGGCAAGAAAAGGTGGGTTTGAATTTAGTTGTGTTGTCATAGTTaactctgttttttctctcttcagagtCATTTAGGCAATGTCTTGGTTGATATGAAGCTCATTGATATCAAGGACACGTTACCTGTGGGCTTCATCCCCATCCAGGAGACTGTTGATACACGTAAGTTGGTGTCTGTGCTTTTTCGGTTGCGTGTCTTGGGAGCAGCTGCTTTTTCGTGCCTGTGCCGTTGGGTAACGGAGAGGCTGTATGCCAGGAGAGGGGTGCTCTAAGCACTGCTGCTGTCTGAGGCGTGTGCGTGTTTGGGGACAGTGCCAGGCCGGAATGAAACAGCCTTCTCAGTTTTCCTGTACTCTTCAGGTTTTCTAATACTGTTGCCCTGACGACCACCAATGTGCCCGCTAGAGTAGCGCAGCTCCTGAGCAGGAAGGAATAGTTTATTCCTTCATTCTGCAAGGGTGGACTAGGCATGGGAGGCAACTTAGCTGCTGTGCCGGAGGCAGTGTTCACACATGTATACGGTATGGACGCTGCGTGCATGTAGTACTGTGTTCGTGAAAGCTTTACACCTCCTGCCACGAGCAGACGAAGGCCCGTGTCTCGGGAGGTGGTGCTGGGGATGGCGTGATACGTTTGTGCTTGAGAGAAGCCACAGGTGGAATCTCCAGGGAAAATATCCTGatttctgcaggagaaaaatgGCTTTCTGGAGAATAGCTAAAAGGGGGGAGTGTAATCTACTCTTAGGCCGGGCTTCCTGCAGCGTTTCAGCCAGCAGTTCCCAGACAATGCCTTTGGATGGCAGGGCAGCTGGAGCCGAGTCCGGACACAGCGCCCTGGCTGGCAGTCGGCATCAGGCGCTTTTGGCTTGCGTTGCAGAGGGGCCTGGGGACGAGCGGCATGGAGCGGACTGTGCAGGGCTGCAGGATGCTGAGCGGGTGCAGTTGCTGCTCAAGAATGTGAGCTGGCTGGTACCAGCTCTTGTCAGTAATGAAGTCCAGACTAGTTATGAATAGAAAGGAGTTAAATGAGCCGCCTTTGCAGGGAATAATTCATCCGGGTCTGCAGCAGATGAGGATGATTTTTTCAGTCACTACCAACCTGGTTCTGGTTTGAACCTGTGACCTAGAAGTGCAAGGCTCTGTAACCCATTACTGGTTTCCCCTGTGGCATCCCCCTTCCCTTAGAGAACTGCACAACACGTGGGGCAGAGGAAAGCCATCAGCTTATCAGGCTCACCCTTGGGAGTACAGGGCAGTTATCTGTCGTGTGTTGCTGTTGTTTGTGTAGAAGTCCTGGTGGAGAGGTGAAAGGGGACTTTGTCGTTAATTTAAAATGCATTGAATTGCAACCTATGCAATCTTTAAAGCAGAGGCACTGTCTTTATTAATGAAGTGGTGCATTTCCCTGCCTCCATTAGCATGACTAAACGCATTTCGATTGACTGTTCATaatatgtttatttaaaattagCTCTGGTTAAGCATGTGTAATTAATGGATCTAACTCCTAAACCAAGTTTGCTACAGACTACAGGCTCTAGCCAAGTGTGAAAGAGATAGACGACAAAAGCAAGTAGTCAGCTTTGTTCTATTGTGAAAGTCAAATAATAAGAGACACTGATTTTGTTCAGAGTTAAATTTGTGGTTATACGTTTCCAGTTATGCTCTTCACTTTTAAGTGACATTTGGCCTGtaataaatgtattaaatataGCAGTCTTTAGCAGATTCTGACAAAATTTTCAGATAGGAAAATCTAAAACCTGGGATCCTAAAATCCGTTTTGGGCATTTCATATGAAAGCCCTCATTTTCCAAAGCAGGAGAAGATTAGAGTTCAGCGATATAGGTATTTAGCATCTCTAAAAAGCAGCGCTATACATGCAAAGTTGCATGCACAGATGCTGAAGTGTGACTCACCTCGCACTGCTGGGACGTTTGTTGGTGCTGGTCCGACAGCGTATTTCAATGGCCAAGATGGATTGCTATCACAAAGATACAGATTACAAAACAGGAGGAGCCTATGGAGAAAGGGCTGCATGCCATCTGTTGAAGAAGGATATTTATTCATATTAAACCGAAGGGTTTTTATTTTCCAGGGGCTTGTTTGTACTCGTTGGTAGCTTTCAGTTTTTCATTCAGTGTCTGTGCTTCTGATTTTCAGTTTATCAGTAAACTTCTGCGATGCCTTTCAAGTGCCTGCAGTGACAATAGAAACCTCAGCTTCCTCACATTCAGGCTCTCGCAGTCTGTTCAGGGTGAGATGGAGCAATGGTTTCCAAGTACCGCAAACCTGCGTCTGCATGCTAGTACCACGTTTTCATGCACCCGCCCCGTATCTGAACGTGGGTTGTATCCGTATGCAGACAGACAGCGCACACGCGTGAATCCGTCGCGCAGATGGGCCATAACTCTGATGGGCTTAAGTTTTTCATGGTGGATAACGTGGAAACAAGTGAAGTTGCTCTGTGACGCATAGCAAGGAGGAGCTGTGCAGAAGACTCATCCACCCTGAGAACACAGTTCAAGCTTGCCCAGTTGTCCTGTGGGGGATCCTAGCAATTACTGCTTTGTTAATCTGGTTTTAACCCTGCTAAGATACCAGGACAACTACTGTGAGAGTATCACTTTAGTGTTAGCGGGCTGAATCAGGAGAGGTCATTAACTCCTAGGATTTGAGAGATTTGCACAGACAACTTTTATTATTAGCCACTCTACATGGCAGTCTGTTTTCTGACTGCTCTTCGTCTGGGCTTGGTTGGCTGCTTGGAAGCGCTTGGCAGAACAAACCGGCTGGTTATGTCAGCAGCTTCCATGTATGTTCCTAGAAGCAGCCTTTGTAGCAGAAATACTTAGATATTGCTATCCAGGCCAGTAAGGCAAACATTACCTTAGAAAGAGAAAGTGAATATGAGAAGTATATGGAAGTGAAAAAATcgcctgctgcctctgctctctggTGCAGTGTTCTGTGGCATGCTTGATGTTTTATCCTCTCTTTAGAGGGTAGTATGGACTATTGGTTCATTGCGGTGCCTAATAACAAATCTCACACACTGTGCAGAGAGCTCCTGATAGAAAGTTTCTTCAGTCACTGAATGCACTACACTGTCTGGTTTGCTGACATATATCTGTTCTTTGGCTCCAGTTACTGCCATAATTATCGGACTAATATTTGGAGAGACAACAAATAACATTTGCACACTGATCTTGCATAAAAACCAACCTCTGTCCTGGGTTGTTTTTTGCAGAAGAGGTAGCTTTCAGAAAGAAGAGACTGTGCATTAAATTCATCCCTCGAGATTCTACAGAGGCAGCAATCTGTGATATCCGAATTCTGGGTAGATCTAAACAAGCCCCTCCTCAATACACATTCATAGGGTAAGTACCCCTCACTCCAGAAGCTGCTCTTGTATTTTCCGTTGAATGGTATATGCCAAGGCTAAGCACCCTGTTTTCCTGTAAATACTAAGTAGGAATTTATAAGAGAATTTGAAAGGTCTGTGTAAGTCTTGCTGAACTTGATCTAGGAATCAATTAAACATCTTTTCAATTAGACTGGTTCTTAACTAACCAAGGTGTTTGGGAAACACCTCTGTGCTTGATGTTCTTGCACACATGTAGCATTTGCTTGTAGCATTCATGTCTTCTGTGTTGATTACAAAGGGAACTGAACAACATGGGCATTTGGTACCGGATGGGCAGAGTTCCACGAAACCATGAATCTTCACAGCCCACGACTCCTTCTCCCCAAGTACCGTCTTCAACACCAGCTCCCAACTTGCCTAGGTAAGTTTTCTGCTTTCCAGCCTCTTCTGTTTGACGCTGCATGGCATATTGTTACTAAGCTGCTAGCCCGGTGGAATTGAGATCAGGGTACCACATTATTATGAATAATTACATCGCCTGACCTGATAACGAGGGAATGAATTGTTCTTCCAAGTATTTGCACTTCTGGAAGCACCTTTGGCTGCCACTGTATAAAGACATACAGgtgaaatagaagaaataaaaagcctgcaaagaaaggaaaacaggcagTGAACTTACAGCCACATTGCAATATTCGTCACaccttttctttgctttaaacTCTGTGAGATGCCATAGGTTCTAACGAGCGTGTGTTGGTTAGCTCTGGAAGGTGGGCCAGAACTGTCACTAAACTGACTTCTCTCAAGGACCAAAGGGAGGGAGAAATGTTCACACGTTTTTTAATGCAGAGGGAGACCAATTTTGCCTTACTCTCCACAATTAGTCCACTCATGGTTTGAAGTACTGAccctgtttttacttttcttggaCCTGTCTACTAAGCTTCAGTCTTGCAGTCGATAGTGAATACACAGAACAGACTGCTCATCGTGCAGTGAATACAGGAGCAGAGCTTTTGGGCAGACACTGGCGTAGTGTCTGTCCACTGTTTCCATAACTGTTATCCAtaactgtttctattttttttaacataaatacatatacatatatatgtgtgcgtgtgtatacaCTTACATATAACAGCTGCCCTATAATGATAGCTTAATTACTGGATTTCTCAGGACAAAACAACAGGCAGGTTGAGCTGAGCAATTTATATTCCTGGCATAGATATGAAAACACAGCATCCGATGTGAGACATGCTCTTACTGGTGAGGATACTCACACTGAACTCCTGGCCCAGCCGTTGCCAGCGCGCAGCACATTCTTTACAGGTCCCTTTTGGCTTTTGCTTAATGaagtaaaaacatatttttgcatcATTGCTTTATTAGATATTTGGTATGCTGCAGATATGTTTACAGTATCCCAGTAACTGTTGAGAGCTAAAATTTCAAAGGTGACAGCAGAGGGGAATTCCTGGGAAATTGATATATATACAAAGCTTGTTGTATAGTGTGGGTAGAAAATACTCATATCCTTTGAAATCTTGATTTACAAGTCATTTCAGAGTTGATGGTTTTAAACTGCTGtaaataatttctgaaagagCTATCCAGTAACTTGTTGAGATGGGTGCATACATTAGAGCCTTCAACCATGACCCacagaacacttaaaaaaatatataaatctatATCTGCTGTATTGTAGTGGCTCTTCCACCTCTCTGCATAGTTTAGGTCTTCATCTCTCACTGAAGGTTTTGCTCAGGTACCTGGCATACCTTGGCATGCTCCTTGCTGTCCTTTACTGACTGTCAGTTGTACCTGATACCGCCTCGCTCTTAAAACGGAGGTGGAGGCAAAAGAGATGAGAAGCCAGCAGACTTCTGGAGTTCTCAGCCTGTCTCACTGGGAGCTGCTGTGTTGTTTTGAAATTCCACTGGACATAAATTACATGCTGGCAAAGGCCATGCAAGATCAGAGAAAGAGATGTCTTGATTTTACAGCACAGATCTTCATTTTTTGTCTGCAAGAAGTTCCTGCCTGGGCAAATttccacaataaagagaaaaattatcATAGCAAGAGAAT containing:
- the MVB12B gene encoding multivesicular body subunit 12B isoform X3, which produces MADQSIMPEVRDLSDALPDLPMDPITGVGVVASRNRAPTGYDVVAQTADGLDADLWKDGLFKSKVTRYLCFTRSFSKENSHLGNVLVDMKLIDIKDTLPVGFIPIQETVDTQEVAFRKKRLCIKFIPRDSTEAAICDIRILGRSKQAPPQYTFIGELNNMGIWYRMGRVPRNHESSQPTTPSPQVPSSTPAPNLPRHISLTLPASFRGKSHSSRLDLEHQHSNLYAISAMDGVPFMISEKFACAPEGMQPVDLLGITIKTLAEIEKEYDYSFRTEQSAAARLPPSPTRCQQLPQS
- the MVB12B gene encoding multivesicular body subunit 12B isoform X4, giving the protein MPEVRDLSDALPDLPMDPITGVGVVASRNRAPTGYDVVAQTADGLDADLWKDGLFKSKVTRYLCFTRSFSKENSHLGNVLVDMKLIDIKDTLPVGFIPIQETVDTQEVAFRKKRLCIKFIPRDSTEAAICDIRILGRSKQAPPQYTFIGELNNMGIWYRMGRVPRNHESSQPTTPSPQVPSSTPAPNLPRHISLTLPASFRGKSHSSRLDLEHQHSNLYAISAMDGVPFMISEKFACAPEGMQPVDLLGITIKTLAEIEKEYDYSFRTEQSAAARLPPSPTRCQQLPQS